One Desmodus rotundus isolate HL8 chromosome 4, HLdesRot8A.1, whole genome shotgun sequence DNA segment encodes these proteins:
- the MKI67 gene encoding proliferation marker protein Ki-67 isoform X2: MGPAGRLVTIKRSGADGPHFPLSLSSCLFGRAIECDIRIQLPVVSKQHCKIEINDQKAVLFNFSSANPTQVNGLAIGGPVQLKHGDVITVVDRSFRYEDDSHQSGSTSAELPGQRHGQAAPRRVSRSSFSSNPDGEVEGHGAACSQLTEGVSGGPPAHTEDVGVAHAISRRSRGPATRSPRDGHRSEPLRENRSNAAGPLAGGLGEGSRGTLVSRNGGPEAFPSTRCLEKGEQNESPFRKLYESMKEELDVKPEKENVLQSHRKSGSRGHCAADSESAAGSWGETPLQGSPKSRRRSLQSSQTEAVPAPGQQEEERTGKGPGPTLEATESPSIPPMETTKGNTPIQGSHQNSRKRRSGGQSGIRGSEPVKLERSAGFGADSTAGTPEKLFPEHGTPPEGEGADSFGNTPEKVFSRKRRSSLPPKVDILATETEIPKPAVLTPLLVHAERKVPGGSLGPPQPLATAAGSSGLSSIDVSNLDESIYNMEGVPLKARRVSFGGHLRPELFDENLPPNTPLKRGETPKKRRSLVAHAPAVLKKIVQPQAPGKEDSLETRLEVTAQNAFLSSPACHPTKSSSVANDGRRRSSKPPASSGSQSPHQTGVPKRGGRRSSGGSSKRASSGRSQHGTLQMIHSRRRSGASEANLMVAKSWADIVKLSAKQTQTKVVKHGPPRQPSKRQRRINTPKTPAGRACSEFSTGHANSPCTIVIGKAHVEKVTVPARPYRMLNNLVFNKRIDFDEDLSGLAEMFKTPAKEKPKKMSSCPTTFSNSEGLLGRQVQVPTSEQPLLRTPAKSGENVFPSAQNARGELSGETSASPTLRRQYMTVNKNMDTPPPETEPSKAASSVNRSRRSAGLRDTQVPGAECEKEDTEVETVESILGRCLRKSPVQAQLVEGEMKESETAFATCKRNIESKENSAKKIVIRRSTRSSGLKCAPRADVIATKRLQETESKEDLVGIHCFLQTPGHAEAPVHVENKATVMGCRSPKPEPVRTPTKMNGRIETPSQSVRAEALSVLRKPTQTPGHTKHTHKEPVGGDESMKPSKKSPEQQQASAEHVTRRRGRSRTPKRKVELIEDLVGFKELFQTPNHVMETVTNDKTTKIPSKSPKPEPVHTPTSTKRRLRTPLGKVHVEEELSALRKSMPTPGETPYSTGEPEGDDDEDIKALEGTPEQKQDSAEYAAGSRRRSRTPKRKVELIEDLAGFKELFQTPNHIVETVTNDKTTKIPSKSPKPEPVCTPTSTKRHLRTPLGIVDVEEELSALRKSTPTPGETTHSPGEPEGDDDEDIKALEGTPGQKQDSAEHVARSRRRSRTPKRKAEPVEDLTGFKELFQTPNHTDEPMTEDITTKIPSKSPKPEPVSSPTKMNGWIETPSQSVSAEALSVLRKPTQTPGHTKHTHKEPVGGDESMKPSKKSPEQQQDSAEHVTGRRGRSRTPKRKVELIEDLAGFKELIQTPNHTDEPMTEDITTKNPSKSPKPEPVCTPTSTKRHPRTSLGKVHMEEELSALRKSMPTPGETVHSPGEPEGDDVEDIKALEGTAEQKRDSAEHATGRRKRSRTPKRKVELIEDLAGFKELFQTPNHVMETVTNDKTTKIPSKSPKPEPVYTPTSTKRRHGTPLGKVDMEEELLTLRKSIPTPGETTHSPGEPEGDDECIRALEGTPGQKRDSAEHVARSRRRSRTPKRKVEPVEDLTGFKELFQTPNHTDEPMTEDITTKIPSKSPKPEPVSSPTKMNGWIETPSQSVRVEALSVLRKPTQTPGHTKHAHKEPVGGDESMKPSKKSPEQQQDSAEHVTGRRGRSRTPKRKVEPIEDLVGFKELFQTPNHVMETVTNDKTTKIPSKSPKPEPVCTPTSTKRHLRTPLGKVDVEEGLSALRKSTPTPGETTHSPGEPEGDDEDIRALEGTPGQKRDLAEHATGSRRRSRTPTRVNQPIEDLAGFKELFQTPKHTVESTIEDKATKMPCKSAQGKPAVMPTGRNRRLKAPPGKVAIKDEPSVLWSPTWASRKTTRLHREQEGGDKDTKLFKESPEQKLDPAENVTASKRRPRTCKEKAQFLADPASLKELLQIPNHTEDPVAIANTTEMPSRSPQAEAVTMPARTRRQLKAPPGTVAIQEEPTAFRRPTRTTGKTTWSHREQEGGDKDMKLFKESPEQKLDPAENVTASKRRPRTCKEKAQFLADPASLKELLQIPNHTEDPVAVANTTEMPSRSPQAEAVTMPARTRRQLKAPPGAVAMKEEPAALRRPTRTTGKTTRSHREPVDGAKDIKVCKGSPRREPGPVGNAVGSGRLLRSRKGKAQPPHSPADSKQLLQSPALDKEPGTDAAAGVTRMSTQTPDQSKPVTTSRRALRALNVKPTEELADSRDPVKSQSDSSIALSPKRKCEDGSCTGLRRLRSRACAQDTAEKPPQKRQRTAPREQSAPPEPSVPKKRRRVLREDIEPVDNLPSANGKTKYKDQEDTTSAHKGVTLCSSLPDKTNGAEQRPELLTSAGKVQRKRNEKKPVKSSQEVEIQNPEGGAQNSAPGDKVHERRMSPRPGSRGKVPVPRDAEEKARASSAETRGKAREEKEGPPHSGFICLRSRKVTAPPPGATLETKSKQRVTRSAKRLVEDANKENDDGCIKKMRTRSRRGQ; encoded by the exons ATgggccccgcaggacgcctggtGACCATCAAAAGGAGCGGGGCGGACGGCCCCCACTTTCCGCTGAGCCTGAGCTCCTGCCTGTTCGGGAG GGCTATCGAGTGTGACATTCGCATCCAACTTCCTGTTGTGTCCAAACAGCATTGCAAAATTGAAATCAATGATCAGAAG GCAGTCTTGTTTAACTTCAGTTCCGCCAATCCGACGCAGGTGAATGGATTGGCCATCGGCGGACCCGTACAGCTGAAACACGGGGACGTGATCACTGTCGTTGACCGCTCCTTCAG GTATGAAGACGACAGTCATCAGAGTGGAAGCACGTCAGCTGAACTTCCAGGACAAAGGCATGGACAG GCTGCTCCACGTCGGGTCTCCAGGTCTAGCTTCTCTTCCAACCCAG ATGGTGAAGTTGAAGGTCACGGTGCTGCCTGCTCACAGCTCACTGAAGGTGTTTCAGGAGGGCCCCCCGCACACACGGAGGATGTTGGGGTGGCTCACGCCATCTCACGCAGATCCAGAGGCCCTGCTACCAGGAGCCCCCGTGATGGGCATCGCTCAGAACCCCTCAGAGAGAACCGCAGCAACGCAGCGGGTCCCCTGGCCGGGGGCCTTGGGGAGGGTTCCCGCGGGACCTTAGTGAGCAGGAATGGAGGGCCAGAGGCTTTTCCCTCTACACGGTGTCTTGAGAAGGGTGAACAGAATGAGTCTCCCTTTAGGAAGCTTTATGAGTCTATGAAGGAAGAGTTAGATGTgaaaccagaaaaagagaatGTTCTACAGAGTCATAGGAAATCGGGGTCCCGGGGTCATTGCGCAGCCGACTCTGAAAGTGCTGCTGGTTCATGGGGCGAGACACCACTACAGGGCTCCCCCAAGTCCCGGCGGAGGTCCCTGCAGAGCTCCCAAACAGAGGCTGTCCCTGCTCCAGGAcagcaagaggaagagagaacaggTAAGGGGCCTGGTCCCACTCTCGAGGCCACTGAGAGTCCCAGCATCCCCCCCATGGAGACGACGAAAGGCAACACCCCTATCCAAGGCTCACACCAAAACTCACGGAAACGCCGGAGCGGAGGCCAGAGCGGTATCCGAGGGAGCGAGCCTGTGAAGCTGGAGCGGAGCGCAGGCTTCGGGGCAGACAGCACAGCAGGTACTCCAGAGAAGCTCTTCCCGGAACACGGAACACCCCCCGAGGGTGAAGGTGCCGACAGCTTCGGAAACACACCAGAGAAAGTCTTCTCCAGAAAGAGGCGGAGCAGCCTCCCTCCGAAGGTCGACATTCTtgctacagaaacagaaattccAAAGCCAGCAGTGCTCACCCCCCTGCTCGTCCACGCAGAGAGGAAGGTTCCAGGCGGTTCGCTTGGGCCGCCCCAGCCGCTGGCCACCGCAGCTGGCTCCTCTGGCCTCAGTTCCATTGACGTCAGCAACTTGGACGAGTCCATAT ATAACATGGAGGGGGTGCCCTTGAAGGCGAGGCGGGTCTCCTTCGGGGGCCACCTGAGACCTGAGTTATTTGATGAAAACTTACCTCCTAATACACCTCTCAAGAGAGGAGAAACCCCCAAGAAGAGGAGGTCTCTTGTGGCCCACGCCCCAGCTGTCCTCAAGAAAATCGTCCAG CCTCAAGCGCCAGGAAAAGAAGATTCTTTAGAAACCCGTTTGGAAGTGACCGCACAAAACGCGTTCCTGAGCTCCCCAGCTTGCCATCCTACAAAATCATCTTCAGTGGCAAATGACGGTCGCCGGAGGTCATCCAAGCCACCAGCCTCGAGTGGCAGCCAATCCCCACATCAGACAGGTGTTCCTAAGAGGGGCGGGAGGAGGAGCAGCGGCGGGTCCTCTAAGAGGGCTTCCTCGGGCCGCAGCCAACACGGGACCCTACAGATGATTCACTCCCGAAGAAGGAGCGGCGCCTCGGAAGCCAATTTGATGG TGGCAAAGTCGTGGGCAGACATAGTAAAGCTCAGTGCCAAACAGACACAAACTAAAGTCGTGAAACACGGTCCTCCAAGACAGCCGAGCAAGAGGCAGAGAAGGATTAATACCCCGAAG ACGCCTGCGGGCCGTGCGTGCAGTGAGTTCAGTACCGGCCACGCCAACTCTCCCTGCACCATTGTCATAGGGAAAGCGCATGTGGAGAAGGTGACCGTGCCCGCTCGGCCCTACAGAATGCTGAACAACTTGGTGTTCAACAAGAGAATCGACTTCGACGAAGACCTTTCAG GGCTGGCCGAAATGTTCAAGACCCCAGCaaaagagaagccaaagaagatGAGCTCATGTCCGACCACTTTTTCGAATTCAGAGGGTTTGCTCGGCAGACAGGTTCAAGTACCTACGTCAGAACAACCTCTGCTCCGGACCCCGGCGAAGTCTG GAGAGAATGTATTCCCCAGTGCTCAGAATGCACGAGGAGAGCTGTCAGGTGAAACGTCTGCAAGCCCGACCCTGAGAAGACAGTACAtgacagtaaataaaaatatggacaCTCCACCACCGGAGACAGAGCCTTCGAAGGCAGCATCCAGTGTGAACAGATCCCGGAGGTCTGCGGGGCTCAGAGATACCCAGGTGCCAGGTGCAGAGTGTGAAAAGGAAGACACAGAGGTTGAAACTGTGGAGAGCATCTTGGGAAGATGTCTGAGAAAATCGCCAGTACAGGCACAACTAGTAGAGGGAGAGATGAAGGAAAGTGAAACAGCCTTTGCGacatgtaagagaaacattgaatcGAAAGAAAATTCAGCAAAGAAGATAGTTATAAGGCGATCAACAAGATCTTCAGGGCTGAAATGTGCACCAAGAGCAGATGTAATCGCCACAAAGAGATTGCAAGAGACGGAATCCAAGGAAGACCTGGTGGGCATCCACTGTTTTCTCCAAACCCCAGGTCATGCCGAGGCACCAGTGCATGTGGAGAACAAAGCCACTGTGATGGGCTGCAGGTCTCCAAAACCAGAACCAGTCCGCACGCCAACCAAGATGAATGGACGGATCGAGACCCCTTCCCAGAGTGTGAGAGCGGAAGCTCTCTCTGTACTCAGGAAGCCCACGCAAACCCCAGGGCACaccaagcacacacacaaagagcCAGTAGGTGGTGACGAAAGCATGAAACCATCAAAGAAATCTCCAGAACAGCAACAGGCCTCAGCAGAGCATGTAACTCGAAGGAGGGGGAGGTCAAGAACACCCAAGAGGAAGGTTGAACTCATAGAAGACCTGGTTGGCTTCAAAGAGCTCTTCCAAACACCCAATCACGTCATGGAAACAGTGACTAATGACAAAACTACCAAGATACCCAGCAAATCTCCAAAACCAGAGCCAGTCCACACACCGACCAGCACAAAGAGACGTCTCAGGACACCTCTGGGGAAAGTACACGTGGAGGAAGAGCTCTCGGCCCTCAGGAAGTCTATGCCAACACCAGGGGAAACTCCATATTCTACTGGAGAACCAGAAGGAGATGATGATGAAGATATCAAAGCATTGGAGGGAACtccagaacagaaacaggacTCAGCAGAATATGCAGCTGGAAGCAGAAGGAGGTCAAGAACACCCAAGAGGAAGGTTGAACTGATAGAAGACCTGGCTGGCTTCAAAGAGCTCTTCCAAACACCAAATCACATCGTGGAAACAGTGACTAATGACAAAACTACCAAGATACCCAGCAAATCTCCAAAACCAGAACCAGTTTGCACACCAACCAGCACAAAGAGACATCTCAGGACACCTCTGGGGATAGTGGACGTGGAGGAAGAGCTCTCGGCCCTCAGGAAGTCTACACCAACACCAGGGGAAACCACACATTCTCCTGGAGAACCAGAAGGAGATGATGATGAAGATATCAAAGCATTGGAGGGAACTCCAGGACAAAAACAGGACTCAGCAGAGCATGTAGCTAGAAGCAGAAGGAGGTCAAGAACACCCAAGAGGAAGGCTGAACCTGTAGAAGACTTGACCGGCTTCAAAGAGCTCTTCCAAACACCCAATCACACAGATGAACCAATGACTGAGGACATAACCACAAAAATACCCAGCAAATCTCCAAAACCAGAACCAGTCAGCTCACCAACCAAGATGAATGGATGGATCGAGACCCCTTCCCAGAGTGTGAGTGCGGAAGCTCTCTCTGTACTCAGGAAGCCCACGCAAACCCCAGGGCACaccaagcacacacacaaagagcCAGTAGGTGGTGACGAAAGCATGAAACCATCAAAGAAATCTCCAGAACAGCAACAGGACTCAGCAGAGCATGTAACTGGAAGGAGGGGGAGGTCAAGAACACCCAAGAGGAAGGTTGAACTCATAGAAGACCTGGCTGGCTTCAAAGAGCTCATCCAAACACCCAATCACACAGATGAACCAATGACTGAGGACATAACCACAAAAAACCCCAGCAAATCTCCAAAACCAGAACCAGTCTGCACACCAACCAGCACAAAGAGACATCCCAGGACATCTCTGGGGAAAGTACACATGGAGGAAGAGCTCTCAGCCCTCAGGAAGTCTATGCCAACCCCAGGGGAAACCGTACATTCTCCTGGAGAACCAGAAGGAGATGATGTTGAAGATATCAAAGCATTGGAGGGAACTGCAGAACAGAAACGGGACTCAGCAGAGCATGCAactggaaggaggaagaggtCAAGAACACCCAAGAGGAAGGTTGAACTCATAGAAGACCTGGCTGGCTTCAAAGAGCTCTTCCAAACACCCAATCACGTCATGGAAACAGTGACTAATGACAAAACTACCAAGATACCCAGTAAATCTCCAAAACCAGAGCCAGTCTACACACCGACCAGCACAAAGAGACGTCACGGGACACCTCTGGGGAAAGTGGACATGGAGGAAGAACTCTTGACCCTCAGGAAGTCTATACCAACACCAGGGGAAACCACACATTCTCCTGGAGAACCAGAAGGTGATGATGAATGTATCAGAGCACTGGAGGGAACTCCAGGACAAAAACGGGACTCAGCAGAGCATGTAGCTAGAAGCAGAAGGAGGTCAAGAACACCCAAGAGGAAGGTTGAACCTGTAGAAGACTTGACCGGCTTCAAAGAGCTCTTCCAAACACCCAATCACACAGATGAACCAATGACTGAGGACATAACCACAAAAATACCCAGCAAATCTCCAAAACCAGAACCAGTCAGCTCACCAACCAAGATGAATGGATGGATCGAGACCCCTTCCCAGAGTGTGAGAGTGGAAGCTCTCTCTGTACTCAGGAAACCCACGCAAACCCCAGGGCACACCAAGCACGCACACAAAGAGCCAGTAGGTGGTGACGAAAGCATGAAACCATCAAAGAAATCTCCAGAACAGCAACAGGACTCAGCAGAGCATGTAACTGGAAGGAGGGGGAGGTCAAGAACACCCAAGAGGAAGGTGGAACCCATAGAAGACCTGGTTGGCTTCAAAGAGCTCTTCCAAACACCCAATCATGTCATGGAAACAGTGACTAATGACAAAACTACCAAGATACCCAGCAAATCTCCAAAACCAGAACCAGTCTGCACACCAACCAGCACAAAGAGACATCTCAGGACACCTCTGGGGAAAGTGGACGTGGAGGAAGGGCTCTCGGCCCTCAGGAAGTCTACACCAACACCGGGGGAAACCACACATTCTCCTGGAGAACCAGAAGGTGATGATGAAGATATCAGAGCATTGGAGGGAACTCCAGGACAAAAACGGGACTTAGCAGAGCATGCAACTGGAAGCAGAAGGAGGTCAAGAACACCCACGAGGGTGAATCAACCCATAGAAGACTTGGCTGGCTTCAAAGAGCTCTTCCAAACACCAAAACACACAGTAGAATCAACCATTGAAGACAAAGCCACCAAAATGCCCTGCAAATCTGCACAAGGAAAACCAGCTGTCATGCCAACTGGCAGAAACAGGCGGCTCAAGGCACCTCCAGGGAAAGTAGCCATCAAAGATGAACCCTCAGTCCTCTGGAGTCCCACATGGGCATCAAGGAAAACCACACGGTTGCACAGAGAACAAGAGGGTGGGGATAAGGATACGAAATTGTTTAAGGAATCTCCAGAACAGAAACTGGACCCTGCAGAAAATGTAACTGCAAGCAAGAGGAGGCCAAGAACATGTAAGGAAAAGGCCCAGTTTCTAGCAGACCCTGCCAGCCTGAAAGAGCTCTTGCAAATACCAAATCACACAGAGGACCCAGTGGCTATTGCCAACACCACCGAAATGCCCTCCAGATCTCCACAGGCAGAAGCGGTCACCATGCCAGCAAGGACGAGGAGGCAGCTCAAGGCACCTCCAGGGACGGTGGCGATACAAGAAGAGCCCACAGCCTTTAGGAGGCCCACACGGACAACAGGGAAAACCACGTGGTCACACAGAGAACAAGAGGGTGGGGACAAGGATATGAAATTGTTTAAGGAATCTCCAGAACAGAAACTGGACCCTGCAGAAAATGTAACTGCAAGCAAGAGGAGGCCAAGAACATGTAAGGAAAAGGCCCAGTTTCTAGCAGACCCTGCCAGCCTGAAAGAGCTCTTGCAAATACCAAATCACACAGAGGACCCAGTGGCTGTTGCCAACACCACCGAAATGCCCTCCAGATCTCCACAGGCAGAAGCGGTCACCATGCCAGCAAGGACGAGGAGGCAGCTCAAGGCACCTCCAGGGGCGGTGGCGATGAAAGAAGAGCCTGCAGCCCTCAGGAGGCCCACACGGACAACAGGGAAAACCACGCGGTCACACAGAGAACCTGTAGACGGTGCTAAAGACATCAAAGTGTGCAAGGGATCTCCAAGGCGGGAACCAGGCCCTGTGGGAAATGCTGTAGGCAGCGGACGCCTGCTAAGATCGAGGAAGGGAAAGGCCCAGCCCCCGCACAGCCCGGCCGACAGCAAACAGCTCCTCCAAAGCCCAGCTCTGGACAAGGAACCAGGCACAGACGCTGCTGCGGGCGTTACGAGAATGTCCACACAAACACCAGACCAAAGCAAACCTGTAACGACGTCCAGAAGAGCCCTTAGGGCCCTGAACGTAAAGCCCACAGAGGAGCTAGCAGacagcagggaccctgtaaaatcACAAAGTGATAGCAGCATCGCCCTGTCCCCCAAGAGGAAGTGTGAAGATGGAAGCTGCACAGGCCTGAGGAGGCTGCGCTCCAGGGCTTGTGCCCAGGACACTGCAGAGAAGCCGCCGCAGAAGAGACAGCGGACAGCTCCCAGAGAGCAGAGCGCACCCCCGGAACCCTCCGTGCCGAAGAAGAGGCGGAGAGTTTTGAGAGAAGACATCGAACCTGTGGACAACCTGCCCAGCGCCAATGGGAAGACAAAATATAAGGACCAAGAAGACACGACCTCCGCACACAAG GGAGTGACCCTGTGCTCCAGTCTCCCAGATAAAACCAATGGAGCAGAGCAAAGGCCTGAGCTTCTTACATCAGCAGGAAAGGTTCAAAGAAAGCGGAACGAAAAGAAGCCTGTGAAATCCTCCCAAGAGGTAGAGATTCAAAACCCGGAAGGTGGAGCCCAGAATTCTGCTCCTGGGGACAAAGTGCACGAGAGGAGAATGTCCCCGAGACCTGGAAGTCGGGGTAAGGTGCCCGTGCCCCGTGATGCCGAGGAGAAAGCAAGGGCGAGCAGCGCGGAGACCCGCGGGAAGGCtcgggaggagaaagaaggaccaCCGCATTCAGGCTTCATATGCTTGCGATCCAGAAAGGTGACAGCCCCCCCTCCAGGGGCCACTTTGGAGACCAAGTCCAAACAGAGAGTGACTCGGAGTGCCAAGAGACTTGTGGAAGATGCAAACAAG GAGAATGACGACGGGTGCATCAAGAAAATGAGAACCAGGAGTCGTCGGGGGCAGTGA